The sequence below is a genomic window from Microbacterium sp. cx-55.
ATGCCTGCCGCACGGTCGGCTTCATCCAGATCACCGGGCACGGCATCCCGGACGCCGTCATCGACGGCCTGACGAGCGCGATGGACGCGTTCTTCGGGCTGAGCCTGGAGGAGAAGAAGAGCTACCGCACCCCGCCGCAGATCAACCGCGGCTACAGCCCGCCCAAGTCCGAATCGTTGAGCCTGTCGCTCGGTGTGGAGCAGGCGAGCCGGATGAACGACTTCTTCGAGGCCTTCAACGTGGGGGCGGGGCAGGCGGACTATCCGGATGCCGACGCGCTCCCGCAGCCCGACTACGCGGAGAACCTGTGGCCCGATGTCGACGGGTTCGAGGCGCAGGTGCAGGCCTACTTCGGTGAGGCGGCGCGGGTGGCGCGCACGATGACGCGCATCTTCGCCGACGCGCTGGGGCTCGCCCCGGACTTCTTCGCCGAGCGCACGGGGCACTCCCTCGACGTCATGCGGATGAACAACTACGCCCTGCCGCCGGGAACAGACGTGACGCTCGACGGAGACCTCGTCGGGATGGGGGAGCACACGGACTACGGGATCGTGACGATCCTGTGGGCCGACCAGGTGAAGGGCCTGCAGGTGCTCGGTGCCGACGGCTCCTGGAACGACGTCTCACCCGCCGACGACGCGCTGCTCATCAACCTCGGCGATGTGACCGCCCGGTGGACGAACGAGCGCTGGATGTCGACCCTGCACCGCGTGAAGCCGCCGGTCATCGGCGGCACGATCGAACGCCGCCGGTCCGCCGCGTTCTTCCACGACGGCGACGTCGACGCCGTGATCGAGACGCTGCCGTCGTGCGTGGATGCCGACCACCCCGACCTCTACGCGCCCATCACCGTGGGCGACCACATCCGGGCGAAGCTCGCCGGCTCGCGGGCCGGAAAGCCGAACGAGCAGGCCGAGCGCGAGTCCGCGCGAGTGCTGGCCAGCCGCCGCTGAGCCGTCGCCCCGCCGACCCGCCGACCCGCCGACCCGCCGGGGACTGTCAAGCCCCGACGGGTCGGAACGCGTCGATCCGTAGCGTGGGGGCATGAGCGCCGCCGCGTCCCCCCGGGACCTCCTTCGTCAGATCACCGTCCTGTCCGCGACGGTGTTCATGCTGATCGCCGCGATGGTGGGGACGGGCCTCTTCGGCGGAACGGCCGTGCAGGACCTCCAGGGCGGCGCGCTCGACGAGGACGGCTCTTTCCTCGCCCCCGCCGGACCGGCGTTCTCGATCTGGTCGCTGGTGTACCTGGGCCTGATCGCCTACGCGATCTGGCAGGCGCTTCCCGCGCAACGGCGCAACGAGCGTCAGCGCGTGCTCGGCTGGGGCATCGCCCTGACGGAGGTGCTCAACGGGCTGTGGCTCGTCGCGGCGCAGTTCACGACGCTGCCCGTCACCGTGCTCACGATCTTCCTGCTGCTCGCGGCGCTCAGCGTGGTGTTCCGCCGCACCGTCGAGCGGCCTCGCGGCAGCATCCTCGACGCGATCCTCGTCGACGGTGTCACGGGGCTCCACCTCGGGTGGGTGACGCTCGCTTCGGTGGCGAACGTGTCTGCGTGGCTCACGCAGATCGCGCCGCCGGAGTGGGTGGCCGGCGCCGAAGTGTGGGGCCTCGTGGTGCTCGTCGTCGTCGCTCTCGTCGGGTCGCTGCTCGGGTGGCTCAGCGGTGGCCGGCTCGCGCCGGCGGCGGCGCTCGCCTGGGGACTGTCATGGGTGGCCGTCGGGCGTCTCGGCGGCGAGCCGCAGAGCACCGTCCTCGGTGTCGCGGCGATCGTCGTGGCCGTGCTGATCGTCGCCGTGACCGTCGTCAGCCGGCTGCGACGGACGCCGTAGCGAACGCGCGCAGCATCCGCGCCGGGGCATCGACGGGCGCGGCGAGCACCCGAGCGGACACTGCATCGAACTCGGATGCCTCGAAGTAACCCGCGTCGCGATAGATCGCCATGCGAGCCGTGAAGGCCTGCGGCGTCAACTCCGGGTGGAACTGCGTCGCGTACAGCCCGTCGCCCAGCCGGTAGGCCTGGACCGGGCAGCTCTCGTTGGCGGCGAGCAGCACCGCGCCCTCGGGGAGTCGCAGCGTCCCTTCTTTGTGAGCTGTGAAGGCCTCGAAGGGGTCGGGAAGCACCCCGAACACCGGGTCGCGGCGGCCGGCCTCGGTCAGGACGATCGTGGTCGAGCCGGTGGGCTCGGCGTAGTCGGGGCTGACGTCGCCGCCGCCCATCCGGGTCACCACACCGATGCCGTAACAGGTGAACATGGCGAGAGTCCGGGACGCGATGGCCGCGGCGGCGACGTGCTCGAGGTCGCTCTCCAGCCGGCGCTGCCCCTCGGATTTCACCGGTTCGGCGACGTTGAACGGGCTGCCGCCGACGACGAAACCGCGGTAGCGCTTCAGCGCGTCCGCGGGAAGAGCGTCGGACACGAGATCCCAGGCGTGCAGGGACTCCTCA
It includes:
- a CDS encoding isopenicillin N synthase family dioxygenase; translation: MSFHVPTVDITPYITGGTPEARAEVARQIDDACRTVGFIQITGHGIPDAVIDGLTSAMDAFFGLSLEEKKSYRTPPQINRGYSPPKSESLSLSLGVEQASRMNDFFEAFNVGAGQADYPDADALPQPDYAENLWPDVDGFEAQVQAYFGEAARVARTMTRIFADALGLAPDFFAERTGHSLDVMRMNNYALPPGTDVTLDGDLVGMGEHTDYGIVTILWADQVKGLQVLGADGSWNDVSPADDALLINLGDVTARWTNERWMSTLHRVKPPVIGGTIERRRSAAFFHDGDVDAVIETLPSCVDADHPDLYAPITVGDHIRAKLAGSRAGKPNEQAERESARVLASRR
- a CDS encoding tryptophan-rich sensory protein, giving the protein MSAAASPRDLLRQITVLSATVFMLIAAMVGTGLFGGTAVQDLQGGALDEDGSFLAPAGPAFSIWSLVYLGLIAYAIWQALPAQRRNERQRVLGWGIALTEVLNGLWLVAAQFTTLPVTVLTIFLLLAALSVVFRRTVERPRGSILDAILVDGVTGLHLGWVTLASVANVSAWLTQIAPPEWVAGAEVWGLVVLVVVALVGSLLGWLSGGRLAPAAALAWGLSWVAVGRLGGEPQSTVLGVAAIVVAVLIVAVTVVSRLRRTP
- a CDS encoding glutamine amidotransferase-related protein; the protein is MDSRPLLYLCVRPEQQAAVGEYASFRVAMGLDEESLHAWDLVSDALPADALKRYRGFVVGGSPFNVAEPVKSEGQRRLESDLEHVAAAAIASRTLAMFTCYGIGVVTRMGGGDVSPDYAEPTGSTTIVLTEAGRRDPVFGVLPDPFEAFTAHKEGTLRLPEGAVLLAANESCPVQAYRLGDGLYATQFHPELTPQAFTARMAIYRDAGYFEASEFDAVSARVLAAPVDAPARMLRAFATASVAAG